In Elusimicrobiota bacterium, the following are encoded in one genomic region:
- a CDS encoding FG-GAP-like repeat-containing protein yields MKKRLFILATVVFIFSVLLLGVNSSYAVWTATGGGDHGGTDWIINTSSNVGGVHTNIKKFEIEASKEVFITTGSVFEVHADSIYVSGKLNGYASGQQGGAGGMNGYGGSVGYGYSSSTDVVNVGGGIGGDIPILGPNAAGAGGGSGGSYGGIGCAGGNGGKSTSSVEGTAILGGTGAVAGSVYGTVVSSIVYMGSGGGGGGAGGYGDYNTSSFYPGYAGGNGGACVILDGKYLVSISSEINVCGGNGLTGGSPVAGGGKGNQGNLVAGGGGGGSGGGSGGGLLLFSKNIILANSSVLKADGGTGSAGGGSGYAMTGNRLGGTGGIGGHGGGGRIKIVYGTTFTDLSASITYASGGVGASSGTYSVMVTPRVVYKYIGGYIAYPLVVHYSTGSIVIDYTLFSGSENVDLTLQYSCDGVNYYDCTPRNDSPGLTAKLGNPTGVDFQFIWDTASDFINRSLGTQQNIRLRMKPVAVNSTLIGEINESSQFSVAAPSTPSTINDLVVSKAAQVLLTWTAPSRYSDGTGGKVDKYIIEYSNTGELDESSWYSAGTVLPRVVVPSTPGIKEVLMLTGLDITKSYYFAVKSFNTYGLASSTSAISNSTGTMPSVFTISQVLEAEKGGYGKVILGDIDNDGDLDLLAAGGDVANTASFMLHYYLNNNGVFESKQWMDSDGSNPYGFAVASLDLGDYDRDGDLDLVVCGKNPGGFAKLYVYRFNGEWFQRALEPMGTGDGLVNGDVKFIDYDNDGDLDLLVAGGDLGSTGRLAMYQNNSSSYSLTTNVIPSEATGFRAASLAVGDIDRDGDTDFMVLGSTLSVSQLSCVYYENTNGVFSAKAFPMIEGTDTIGVYDGNIKLNDVNNSGTIDFVVMGRSFPGNRFQTYTNVGSASFNPTQNPLGTGNGVSNGGIALADYNNDGKTDLVVTGSLNGTSTKVLKLFTENSVTSAIYQFDQDLLGTGYGYDYSDAAWGDIDKDGDLDLVVMGIDNNGAPKLVVFKNKGIENGLPGNDYPSIGSANLSEDYDFATKSLKLKWPAADVLDSGVTFTGASYALRVGTVSGSSNVVSGCYGTPLNGTHLCAAAEGTYKYLLLKNILPDTTYYWSASVIDAGLTRSNWTVEKSTFVPDIYPPAAVSDFNAYPDTQDGAVYTTWAYTGDDGNYGSLTNAKYRILLSSVSNSTLVQRFELSNELYLIGTGGQTVGGLTPGVTYYLGVQLRDNTGNWSALSNVATTYAKGYLVPNTAPAAITSLAAVPAYQKGVSTLGTVSLEWTNTGENGYIGNLNSAKYKIYFSTSSSPLTSSYLSASMNIAAGTNLLHNLTGLIIGGTYYFSVTLIDSIGQESATDAVATCYANGFFDDTPPAAVTDLVVANRDGGAGSIMLNWTNTGDNGYTGNLDDSKYRITYSSFTQAGTEIFMSYITDRLAGSRDGHQVIGLIPGVSYYFYINLIDKNGMVSANSNIVYDYASGYHDVTPPAAVTDLNAVQGYQEGSIDLIWTSVGDDGFSGDISMGFFRITYSKYPDTTGVGITKSIPYGPILPGYQYRQLITSLQAGVTYYLKLVTIDDVGLVSDTAATSAFAALSATQAPKPVLPSQIYGVGTSTCQISWQWNNDGQYYEGVRIHAVSGGNPVIATITAGTTFWIENISGYSGFVRTFEFYNTDYSTTSVSVYGYPLAPIPVNVQLVTKTAGTVTLLWDGIAEKYAVLYSTISETAGPWNFGADWNTNVFNRSYTVSGLKSNTTYWLRVAAYNGSQVLSQHSSPIQVLTDKFVGPAPVLTTISPVKGANTGTIALIVTGSNLSQDIAVSLSGPLAATAPRVSQEFISVNSIRATFNLQGLTTGLYTVEVVDPEQRKATLADAFTVYYVPVVNTTLETTVRAPADNMTSVVIPQNAFDSSNVFVRFNPNPVLQPETVQPVDVVSANTIVDSISSFKRLTGSTREVAIYRSSDNVLIQTFVTPVTLSIPYEDINNDGVIDSMAISRMASVSSVYANNLKMYRLVSAQWQEVAGANVDTLNKVVRANVYNSGVYVLIAKSVTGDVNRVNVGRNVFVPSAAQSCKIYFTVKNSDSYVNVKIFDISGNLVDELVPKTKASDLSTNSVDWDGYDRNNAVVSPGVYIAVLNVSGNENETKTARVYVAQSLK; encoded by the coding sequence ATGAAAAAAAGGTTGTTTATTCTAGCGACGGTGGTATTTATTTTCTCTGTGTTATTGTTAGGTGTGAACAGTTCGTATGCAGTATGGACCGCTACAGGCGGAGGGGATCACGGGGGAACGGATTGGATAATAAACACTTCGTCCAATGTCGGCGGAGTGCACACTAATATCAAAAAGTTTGAGATTGAAGCATCAAAAGAGGTTTTTATCACCACTGGTTCGGTGTTTGAAGTTCATGCTGATAGTATTTATGTCAGCGGAAAACTTAACGGATACGCATCTGGCCAGCAGGGCGGTGCCGGCGGGATGAATGGTTACGGCGGATCAGTTGGGTATGGATATTCCAGTAGTACGGATGTGGTTAATGTCGGAGGAGGTATCGGGGGAGACATTCCTATTCTTGGTCCTAATGCAGCTGGTGCCGGGGGTGGTTCTGGTGGATCGTATGGTGGAATCGGTTGTGCAGGTGGTAATGGTGGAAAATCAACATCGTCAGTAGAAGGAACTGCTATTCTTGGTGGAACAGGTGCAGTTGCAGGTTCGGTATATGGAACTGTCGTTTCTTCAATAGTGTATATGGGTAGTGGCGGCGGTGGTGGCGGTGCCGGGGGTTATGGAGATTATAATACAAGTTCATTTTATCCGGGTTACGCGGGTGGTAATGGTGGAGCCTGTGTAATTTTAGATGGTAAGTACTTGGTTAGTATTAGCAGTGAAATAAATGTTTGTGGTGGAAATGGGCTAACAGGGGGATCTCCAGTAGCTGGTGGAGGAAAAGGGAATCAGGGTAACTTAGTTGCCGGTGGCGGTGGCGGTGGTTCTGGTGGTGGAAGCGGTGGCGGGTTATTATTATTCTCAAAAAATATTATACTTGCAAACAGTTCTGTTTTAAAAGCAGATGGTGGTACTGGAAGTGCTGGTGGCGGTAGTGGATATGCGATGACTGGTAATAGATTAGGCGGTACTGGAGGTATCGGCGGGCATGGAGGTGGAGGTAGGATTAAGATTGTTTATGGTACTACTTTTACGGATTTATCCGCATCTATTACGTATGCATCCGGCGGGGTTGGAGCGAGTAGCGGGACGTATAGTGTGATGGTCACTCCGCGTGTTGTATATAAATACATAGGCGGTTATATCGCTTATCCTCTTGTAGTGCATTATTCAACTGGCAGTATTGTAATTGACTACACTCTTTTTTCGGGAAGCGAAAATGTTGATTTAACGTTACAGTATAGTTGCGATGGAGTAAATTATTATGATTGTACGCCCAGGAACGATTCACCTGGTTTAACTGCCAAACTTGGTAATCCCACTGGAGTGGATTTTCAGTTTATCTGGGATACAGCATCGGACTTCATCAACCGTTCATTAGGTACACAGCAAAATATTAGGTTACGCATGAAACCGGTTGCTGTCAATTCAACTCTTATTGGAGAGATAAATGAAAGTAGCCAGTTTTCGGTTGCTGCTCCTTCGACGCCTTCAACTATTAATGATTTGGTAGTATCGAAAGCTGCACAGGTATTGTTAACCTGGACCGCACCGTCAAGGTATTCCGACGGTACCGGCGGGAAAGTTGATAAGTATATCATTGAATATTCGAATACCGGAGAACTAGATGAATCATCGTGGTACAGTGCAGGGACTGTTTTACCCAGGGTAGTTGTTCCGTCTACACCTGGGATAAAAGAAGTGTTAATGCTGACCGGGTTAGATATTACAAAATCGTATTATTTTGCGGTTAAATCGTTTAATACATACGGTTTGGCAAGTTCTACCTCTGCAATCTCAAATTCTACCGGTACCATGCCAAGTGTGTTTACAATCAGTCAGGTACTTGAGGCCGAAAAGGGCGGGTATGGGAAAGTTATATTAGGCGATATTGATAATGACGGTGACCTTGACTTACTTGCAGCCGGTGGGGATGTGGCCAATACAGCATCGTTTATGTTACATTATTACTTAAACAATAACGGTGTGTTCGAATCTAAACAGTGGATGGATTCCGATGGAAGTAATCCTTACGGTTTTGCAGTGGCTAGTCTTGATCTTGGGGACTATGACCGTGACGGTGATCTTGACCTCGTGGTTTGCGGGAAAAATCCTGGCGGTTTTGCGAAATTATATGTTTATAGGTTCAATGGCGAATGGTTTCAACGTGCACTCGAACCAATGGGTACAGGCGATGGGCTTGTCAACGGTGATGTAAAGTTTATCGACTATGATAATGACGGGGATTTGGACTTACTGGTTGCCGGAGGTGATCTGGGTTCAACCGGGCGGTTAGCAATGTATCAAAATAATAGTTCTAGTTATTCATTGACTACCAACGTTATCCCGTCAGAAGCTACAGGGTTTAGGGCAGCATCGTTGGCAGTAGGAGATATTGACCGTGACGGCGATACGGACTTCATGGTGTTAGGTTCGACTTTGAGTGTTTCACAACTTTCCTGTGTTTATTATGAAAACACTAATGGTGTATTCTCGGCAAAAGCGTTCCCAATGATTGAAGGAACAGACACAATCGGTGTTTATGATGGCAATATAAAACTTAATGACGTTAATAATTCAGGAACCATCGATTTTGTTGTTATGGGCAGATCATTCCCGGGTAACCGGTTTCAGACATATACAAACGTTGGGTCCGCGAGTTTCAATCCTACACAGAACCCGTTAGGTACGGGTAATGGTGTGAGTAACGGCGGTATTGCTTTAGCGGATTATAATAATGATGGTAAAACAGATTTAGTGGTCACCGGGTCATTGAATGGTACGTCAACAAAAGTATTGAAACTTTTTACTGAAAACTCTGTTACCAGCGCAATATACCAGTTCGACCAGGACCTGCTTGGGACAGGGTATGGGTATGATTATTCCGATGCTGCCTGGGGAGATATTGATAAAGATGGTGATTTGGATTTAGTGGTTATGGGGATAGATAACAACGGTGCACCAAAACTTGTAGTGTTTAAGAATAAAGGGATAGAAAACGGCCTACCGGGAAATGATTATCCTAGTATCGGGTCGGCTAATCTTAGTGAGGACTATGACTTTGCTACAAAATCGTTAAAACTTAAATGGCCGGCGGCTGATGTGCTGGATTCAGGTGTAACCTTCACCGGTGCGTCGTATGCATTAAGAGTCGGAACAGTGTCAGGTTCCAGTAACGTCGTCAGCGGATGTTATGGTACACCTCTTAATGGTACACATTTATGTGCCGCGGCAGAGGGTACATACAAATATTTGCTATTGAAAAACATATTGCCGGATACTACATATTATTGGTCTGCCAGTGTAATTGATGCGGGGTTGACTCGAAGCAATTGGACAGTTGAGAAATCAACTTTTGTTCCTGACATTTACCCGCCTGCAGCAGTGAGCGATTTTAATGCTTACCCTGATACTCAGGATGGAGCTGTTTATACTACCTGGGCATATACCGGTGATGACGGTAATTACGGTAGTTTAACAAACGCTAAGTACCGTATTTTATTGTCTTCCGTAAGTAATAGTACATTGGTGCAAAGATTTGAATTATCAAATGAGTTGTATTTGATAGGAACAGGTGGACAAACTGTTGGCGGTCTCACACCAGGGGTAACTTACTATCTTGGTGTGCAGTTAAGAGATAATACCGGTAATTGGTCTGCATTATCAAATGTTGCAACGACGTATGCTAAAGGATATCTTGTACCGAATACCGCACCTGCTGCGATAACGAGTTTAGCTGCTGTACCTGCATATCAAAAAGGTGTCAGTACGCTTGGTACGGTTTCTTTGGAATGGACTAATACAGGAGAGAACGGGTATATAGGTAATTTGAATTCCGCAAAGTATAAGATTTATTTTTCAACCAGTTCTTCTCCGTTAACAAGTTCATACCTGTCAGCATCAATGAATATTGCTGCAGGAACTAACTTATTGCACAATCTAACCGGGCTTATCATAGGCGGGACATACTATTTCTCTGTGACTTTGATCGATAGCATTGGACAGGAGTCAGCAACGGATGCGGTTGCTACGTGTTATGCGAACGGTTTCTTTGATGATACGCCGCCGGCGGCAGTTACAGATCTTGTTGTTGCCAACCGGGATGGCGGGGCTGGGTCGATAATGCTTAACTGGACAAATACTGGGGATAATGGATATACAGGTAATTTGGATGATTCAAAGTATCGTATAACTTATTCATCGTTCACGCAAGCTGGAACCGAGATATTTATGTCCTATATCACTGACCGTTTAGCGGGTTCGAGAGATGGGCATCAGGTTATTGGATTAATCCCGGGTGTAAGTTATTATTTCTACATAAATTTGATAGATAAAAACGGTATGGTTTCAGCAAATTCAAATATTGTTTATGACTATGCATCAGGATATCACGATGTTACTCCACCAGCGGCAGTGACGGATCTTAATGCAGTACAAGGGTATCAAGAAGGTTCTATTGATCTTATCTGGACAAGTGTTGGGGATGACGGTTTTAGCGGTGATATTTCAATGGGTTTCTTTAGGATTACATACTCAAAGTATCCTGATACAACAGGGGTGGGGATAACAAAGAGTATACCCTATGGCCCGATTTTGCCGGGTTATCAGTACAGGCAGTTAATAACGTCGTTGCAAGCTGGAGTAACGTATTACCTTAAATTAGTTACCATTGACGACGTAGGGCTCGTTTCTGATACAGCTGCTACATCAGCATTTGCTGCGCTAAGTGCAACCCAAGCGCCAAAACCTGTTCTGCCGTCACAAATCTATGGTGTTGGTACTTCAACATGTCAAATCAGCTGGCAATGGAATAATGATGGGCAGTACTACGAAGGAGTTAGAATCCATGCGGTTAGCGGCGGGAATCCTGTGATTGCGACAATCACAGCGGGTACCACGTTCTGGATTGAAAACATCAGTGGATACAGCGGTTTTGTTAGGACGTTTGAGTTCTATAATACAGACTATTCCACAACTTCAGTTTCAGTCTATGGATACCCGTTGGCGCCAATTCCGGTTAATGTTCAGTTGGTTACAAAAACTGCGGGTACCGTTACGCTTTTATGGGATGGAATTGCTGAAAAATATGCAGTTTTATATTCAACTATAAGCGAAACGGCCGGGCCGTGGAATTTTGGTGCTGATTGGAACACCAACGTGTTCAACCGTTCATATACAGTATCAGGCTTAAAGAGTAATACTACGTATTGGTTGAGGGTAGCGGCATATAACGGTAGCCAGGTATTGAGCCAGCATTCAAGTCCTATCCAGGTTCTTACCGATAAGTTTGTTGGCCCGGCGCCTGTGCTGACAACGATATCACCGGTGAAGGGAGCAAATACCGGGACGATCGCATTAATCGTAACAGGTAGTAATTTGTCACAGGATATCGCAGTTAGCCTCAGTGGTCCATTGGCGGCCACTGCTCCGAGAGTCAGCCAGGAGTTTATCAGCGTAAATTCAATCCGTGCAACTTTTAATCTGCAGGGATTAACTACGGGTTTATACACAGTAGAGGTAGTCGATCCTGAACAGCGGAAGGCTACGCTTGCCGATGCTTTTACGGTATACTATGTACCAGTTGTCAATACAACATTGGAGACCACTGTACGCGCACCTGCGGATAATATGACATCAGTGGTAATTCCACAAAATGCGTTTGATTCCTCAAACGTATTTGTGAGGTTCAACCCGAATCCTGTACTTCAACCTGAAACAGTTCAACCGGTAGATGTTGTTTCAGCAAATACTATAGTGGATAGTATCTCAAGTTTTAAGCGGTTAACCGGTTCTACACGCGAAGTTGCGATTTATCGCAGTAGTGATAATGTACTGATCCAAACGTTTGTAACTCCGGTGACGCTGTCAATACCGTATGAAGATATAAATAATGACGGGGTTATTGATAGTATGGCGATAAGCCGTATGGCGTCGGTATCAAGTGTGTATGCAAATAATCTTAAGATGTACCGGTTAGTCAGTGCGCAGTGGCAGGAAGTTGCCGGTGCTAATGTAGATACCTTAAACAAAGTTGTCCGCGCGAATGTGTATAATTCAGGTGTCTACGTACTTATCGCGAAGAGTGTGACCGGTGATGTTAATAGAGTAAACGTCGGGCGTAATGTTTTTGTTCCGTCGGCAGCACAGTCCTGTAAGATATACTTTACTGTAAAAAACAGTGATTCGTATGTGAATGTGAAGATTTTCGATATCAGTGGAAACCTGGTGGATGAGTTAGTACCCAAAACCAAAGCATCGGATTTATCCACTAATTCAGTTGATTGGGACGGGTATGATAGGAATAATGCTGTTGTTTCGCCAGGGGTATATATCGCGGTCTTAAATGTTTCAGGTAATGAGAATGAAACAAAAACCGCGAGGGTGTACGTCGCACAAAGTCTTAAGTAA
- a CDS encoding CsgG/HfaB family protein: protein MKKRVNRNALIAITVLVLTVAFNCDSHAAVNYLNLEMSARGAGMADGGFTAIGDQLSGINCNPANAAFLTRIEGYVMDNLYLSEINYLILNGLFPTGLANFHAMFMQLNTPVDKVTDLNGNDLTDTVQYTGNVMGFGISKSVGQYFGLGTNIKFAKQDMKLTTSSTGQKPGLDLMSPAIDAGLLFRSGGQAEDTGALSFRLGAAVLNLGTEKDMAIRAGIGLKVAGLSLGADMKSMISGGVTQFSAGAEYWVVNMLGLRGGARITPTSIVPSVGIGFKLHEFELDYAFTNYSDGLGATHMIGFTGWIGGGTAAKTGEAQKPDTKTAGKQMVVEPQQVVQPIQPMDIKPEDKINVAVADLTGQNVSSMEAATIADFLRGELINSGMFNVIERSNMDKILAEQGFQNTGCTTQECAIKMGRLLNVQSILVGSFSKLMEIYYINVRLVDVEQGLAVMAESVKCKSAEELQDAVAQLSQKIMQRIIQNRKKQ from the coding sequence ATGAAAAAGAGGGTTAACAGAAATGCATTGATCGCAATCACGGTATTGGTCCTCACCGTTGCGTTCAATTGTGATTCCCACGCTGCAGTGAACTATCTCAACCTTGAGATGTCAGCGCGGGGTGCCGGGATGGCTGATGGCGGGTTTACTGCTATAGGTGACCAGTTGAGCGGGATTAATTGTAACCCCGCGAATGCTGCGTTTCTCACGCGTATCGAAGGGTATGTAATGGATAATCTTTACCTGTCAGAGATTAACTATCTTATACTGAATGGATTATTCCCGACGGGGCTTGCGAATTTTCACGCTATGTTCATGCAGTTGAATACGCCCGTGGATAAGGTTACGGATCTTAATGGTAATGACCTTACTGATACCGTGCAGTATACGGGGAATGTTATGGGGTTTGGTATATCAAAAAGTGTAGGGCAGTATTTTGGGTTAGGTACGAATATTAAATTTGCAAAACAGGATATGAAGCTTACAACGAGTTCAACCGGACAAAAACCTGGGCTTGATCTCATGAGTCCGGCAATAGACGCGGGGTTGTTGTTCCGCAGCGGAGGGCAGGCAGAGGATACAGGTGCGTTGAGTTTCCGTCTTGGTGCGGCGGTGCTTAATCTTGGGACTGAAAAGGATATGGCTATCCGCGCAGGGATAGGTTTAAAAGTAGCCGGATTATCGTTAGGTGCGGATATGAAAAGCATGATTTCAGGCGGGGTTACGCAGTTTAGCGCAGGAGCGGAGTACTGGGTGGTAAATATGCTGGGTTTACGCGGTGGAGCAAGGATTACTCCAACAAGTATTGTTCCCAGTGTGGGGATTGGGTTTAAACTACACGAGTTTGAGCTTGACTATGCTTTTACTAACTATAGCGACGGGCTTGGTGCAACGCATATGATTGGGTTTACAGGTTGGATTGGCGGGGGTACTGCCGCTAAAACCGGTGAAGCGCAGAAACCGGATACAAAAACTGCAGGGAAACAAATGGTTGTAGAACCGCAGCAAGTGGTACAGCCTATACAGCCGATGGATATAAAGCCGGAGGATAAGATTAATGTTGCCGTTGCGGATCTTACGGGACAAAACGTGTCGTCAATGGAGGCCGCTACGATTGCAGATTTCCTGCGCGGTGAACTTATCAATTCCGGGATGTTTAATGTTATTGAACGTTCTAATATGGACAAAATCCTTGCTGAACAAGGGTTCCAGAATACAGGGTGTACTACACAAGAATGCGCGATTAAAATGGGGCGTTTACTAAATGTGCAAAGCATACTCGTAGGAAGTTTTAGTAAACTTATGGAAATATATTATATTAACGTGCGGTTAGTGGATGTTGAACAGGGACTGGCAGTAATGGCGGAGAGTGTTAAGTGTAAATCCGCGGAAGAATTACAGGATGCTGTCGCGCAGTTATCACAAAAAATTATGCAGCGTATTATACAGAACAGGAAGAAACAGTAA
- a CDS encoding redoxin domain-containing protein, which translates to MKKKVLLFSLLALMQVFTGIQNVYSKLVVGQDSPNFSLKQVPDGKPVTLDELLTMDGKRNVVVLSYFNRACQPCMIEIPHLEKVAKTYAGKNVKFVLISVDKGTIKDVDEFVKSKGWALPVLFDPFGVASGERFGVIEYDAAKLPMLFVISKNKKVAEVVEGLKDNIEEILKSKVDALLTEEAKPLTAVQKQDSITVIFTNSANGYVESCNCPSNPYGGLVRRVTCIKELKGASPNNLVLDSGDNFSPYSNSMVNNYVVKLLKMIGYDAVGIGDQELMNGMAFLRKEIDKKEVPFLVSNMMYCDDKACINLTPMRIEKTVGSVKIGIVSVISPKVFVLFPKDKKKNIKIEESSSVVKGFIEANRDKYDLIVVLSHMGVELDQELAAAVPGIDLIIGGHTQSLLKSPIKVGETYIVQAGEKGQNVGRMVLEFNEKKKITGYQYQMVPLTDEVIDDPEARDLVNEYKEKAKMQSTNLKE; encoded by the coding sequence ATGAAAAAAAAGGTTTTGTTGTTTTCCTTATTGGCATTAATGCAGGTTTTTACGGGAATACAGAATGTGTATTCAAAACTTGTTGTGGGACAGGATTCCCCGAATTTTTCGTTAAAACAGGTACCCGACGGTAAACCGGTAACACTTGATGAGTTATTGACTATGGACGGTAAACGCAATGTTGTGGTATTAAGTTATTTTAACCGCGCATGCCAGCCGTGTATGATAGAAATCCCGCATTTAGAAAAAGTTGCAAAAACGTATGCAGGGAAGAATGTTAAGTTTGTTCTCATAAGCGTGGATAAAGGTACTATAAAAGATGTTGATGAGTTTGTTAAATCTAAAGGATGGGCGTTGCCGGTATTGTTTGATCCGTTTGGTGTAGCGTCCGGGGAACGGTTCGGTGTTATTGAATACGACGCTGCCAAGCTGCCGATGTTATTTGTGATATCAAAAAATAAAAAGGTTGCGGAGGTTGTTGAAGGGCTGAAGGATAATATTGAAGAAATACTTAAGTCCAAGGTTGATGCGTTACTGACAGAAGAAGCTAAGCCGCTGACGGCTGTACAAAAACAGGATAGTATTACCGTTATTTTTACAAATTCTGCAAACGGGTATGTTGAATCATGTAATTGCCCGTCAAATCCCTATGGCGGTTTGGTACGAAGGGTTACCTGTATAAAAGAATTGAAAGGCGCATCACCAAATAATCTTGTGCTTGATTCAGGTGATAATTTTTCGCCGTATTCTAACAGTATGGTTAATAATTATGTTGTTAAATTATTGAAGATGATTGGATACGATGCAGTAGGTATTGGGGATCAGGAGTTAATGAACGGCATGGCTTTCTTAAGGAAAGAGATTGATAAAAAAGAAGTGCCGTTTTTGGTGTCAAACATGATGTATTGCGATGATAAAGCGTGTATAAACCTTACCCCGATGAGGATTGAGAAAACAGTCGGGTCAGTAAAAATCGGGATAGTTTCGGTTATATCCCCGAAAGTGTTTGTCCTGTTCCCAAAAGATAAAAAGAAAAATATTAAGATCGAAGAATCTTCGTCGGTAGTAAAAGGGTTTATTGAAGCAAACCGTGATAAGTATGACCTTATAGTAGTACTGTCACATATGGGTGTTGAGTTAGACCAGGAACTCGCAGCGGCAGTACCCGGGATTGATCTTATTATAGGCGGGCATACACAATCGTTGTTAAAGAGCCCAATAAAAGTCGGGGAGACTTATATAGTACAGGCAGGAGAAAAGGGGCAGAATGTCGGGCGGATGGTATTGGAATTTAATGAAAAAAAGAAGATTACAGGATATCAATATCAAATGGTTCCGTTAACTGATGAAGTTATTGATGATCCGGAAGCACGGGATTTGGTTAATGAGTATAAAGAAAAAGCTAAGATGCAAAGTACTAATTTAAAAGAATAG
- a CDS encoding DUF1573 domain-containing protein, whose translation MQKNIFVLIILLITCTTVNAQPKVRLSDVSWDFGIQSQKSVLEKKVVVINRGTEPLTANFQVTCDCMEVLPQSVEVPPSEKRGVLFKFNTRDYNGNQNRVVYVETNDPEVGTVSFSVTGSISIGSSKVSNKSVKDKLNSIIETGNQKVVKEKDAIPVLHAYLFGSTNCKICLEIEKRVIKELQEKYGVQIKLSVFHLDNPDGFEKLRMLEKRFGTKNSKVPVLFMGTDVFYGKEDILTNFPVAVEKYKLSAVSTMIDTSTVLTGEAKDDILKQYRQFGIWPVIAAGILDGINPCAFAVIVFFVTYLIFFLNRTKTDVLFTGITFILGVFFAYLLMGIGLGKIIGKAVQLVFLAKIFYIGTGIVMAVFSVLSFRDAVVVAKLNKVQENAGGAVTAGDDALALQLPGFVKKWIHNVIRKQAKLKGFVFIAFFTGFIVSFLEFACTGQIYLPIILYILKVSSINSGMQLNATMLLVLYNIMFIMPLLLVFVMIYFGVTSEKVRKVGFQYMPVVKVCIGVLFIFFSVYMLWSGIKM comes from the coding sequence ATGCAAAAAAATATTTTTGTATTAATAATACTGTTAATTACATGCACAACGGTAAACGCTCAGCCTAAGGTAAGGCTAAGCGATGTGTCTTGGGATTTCGGGATACAGTCACAAAAATCGGTACTTGAAAAAAAGGTTGTAGTTATTAACCGTGGTACAGAACCGTTAACTGCGAATTTTCAAGTTACCTGCGATTGTATGGAAGTATTGCCGCAAAGTGTTGAAGTACCGCCTTCGGAAAAACGTGGAGTATTATTCAAATTTAATACCAGAGATTATAACGGCAACCAAAACCGTGTAGTTTATGTAGAAACTAACGATCCTGAAGTTGGGACAGTTAGTTTTAGTGTTACAGGAAGTATAAGTATCGGCAGTAGTAAAGTCAGTAATAAAAGTGTTAAGGATAAGCTAAACAGTATAATAGAAACCGGGAACCAGAAGGTTGTTAAAGAGAAAGATGCCATACCTGTCCTACACGCATACCTGTTTGGATCTACTAACTGCAAAATATGTCTGGAAATTGAAAAACGGGTAATTAAAGAACTGCAAGAGAAGTATGGTGTTCAGATAAAACTTTCAGTGTTTCATCTCGATAACCCTGATGGTTTTGAAAAGCTTCGTATGCTTGAGAAAAGGTTTGGTACTAAAAACAGTAAAGTGCCGGTATTATTTATGGGTACTGATGTGTTTTATGGGAAGGAAGATATTCTAACAAACTTCCCGGTCGCGGTTGAAAAGTATAAATTGTCAGCAGTTAGTACTATGATCGATACTTCAACGGTTCTTACCGGTGAAGCTAAGGATGATATTCTGAAACAGTACCGACAATTCGGGATATGGCCTGTGATTGCAGCGGGCATTCTTGATGGGATTAATCCCTGTGCATTTGCGGTGATCGTGTTTTTTGTTACATACCTAATTTTCTTTCTTAACCGTACAAAAACAGATGTTTTGTTCACAGGCATAACGTTTATTCTCGGCGTATTTTTTGCGTATCTTCTTATGGGGATTGGATTAGGGAAAATTATCGGGAAAGCTGTGCAATTGGTATTTCTGGCAAAAATATTTTATATCGGTACCGGTATTGTGATGGCAGTATTTTCAGTGCTTAGTTTCCGTGATGCTGTTGTTGTGGCAAAGCTAAATAAAGTACAGGAAAATGCCGGCGGTGCTGTGACAGCAGGGGATGATGCGTTGGCGTTACAGTTACCTGGATTTGTAAAGAAATGGATACATAATGTTATTAGGAAACAGGCGAAGCTTAAAGGTTTTGTCTTCATTGCATTTTTTACTGGCTTCATCGTGTCTTTTCTTGAGTTCGCGTGTACCGGGCAGATATATCTTCCCATAATTCTGTACATTCTTAAAGTCAGTAGTATTAATTCAGGAATGCAGTTGAATGCAACAATGCTGCTGGTACTATATAATATCATGTTCATTATGCCGTTACTGCTAGTATTTGTTATGATATATTTTGGAGTGACATCAGAAAAAGTGCGGAAGGTTGGGTTTCAGTATATGCCGGTAGTAAAAGTGTGTATCGGTGTGTTGTTTATATTCTTTAGTGTTTATATGTTGTGGTCAGGGATAAAGATGTGA